A genomic window from Elaeis guineensis isolate ETL-2024a chromosome 3, EG11, whole genome shotgun sequence includes:
- the LOC105040640 gene encoding mannosyl-oligosaccharide 1,2-alpha-mannosidase MNS3: MSSRHLPYSVQDVDYDNAKFRHRSRFKVITQALITSSIRYDCGRCSTGKFLILLMIAGLAYLMVVHKISDHSASSDLLNDAVVGEDKLSTGHVHTIRRFWRKPPRLPQLPPDEVHNGTSDLDPNKLYPMSEWISRQQKVKEAFLHAWSGYKSYAIGYDELMPLSHKGIDGLGGLGATIIDSLDTAMIIGADEIVSEAETWIEEHLMQRINTKGQVNLFETTIRVLGGLLSAYHLSRGERGTLDDSGISVHLKEAKPEVFLKIARNLADKLLSAFTSSPTSIPFSDVILHDSTAHPAPDGLSSTSEVSTLQLEFNYLSRISGDPRYGSEAMKVLEHLRTLPKLEGLVPIYISPHSGRFNGGNIRLGSRGDSYYEYLIKVWIQQKNSRDSHLKYLYEMYTEAVKGVRHLLVRKSIPKGLVFIGELPYGSNGGFSPKMDHLVCFLPGTLALGATKGITKKKAIEGNLLTAEDMENLKLAEDLAKTCFEMYSVTSTGLAPEIVYFHIEGGSEGGPDGGNKSSEYVNDIIIKPNDRHNLLRPETVESLFVLYRITEDPKYREWGWQIFEAFEKYTKVDSGGYTSLNDVTTIPPQKRDKMETFFLGETLKYLYLLFGDNNVLPLDKFVFNTEAHPFPVDLSG, translated from the exons ATGTCGTCCAGGCATTTACCTTATTCGGTGCAAGACGTCGATTATGACAATGCCAAGTTCCGGCACCGATCCCGTTTCAAG GTGATTACTCAGGCATTGATTACTAGTAGCATCAGATATGACTGTGGAAGATGTAGCACAGGAAAATTTTTAATTCTATTGATGATTGCTGGTTTAGCATACTTAATGGTAGTGCATAAAATTTCTGATCATTCTGCATCCAGTGATCTTTTAAATGATGCTGTGGTTGGGGAAGATAAACTTTCCACGGGACATGTCCATACAATCAGAAGATTTTGGAGAAAGCCTCCAAGGCTTCCTCAGCTTCCTCCTGATGAAGTACATAATGGTACTTCTGATTTAGATCCAAACAAACTATATCCCATGTCTGAATGGATATCTAGGCAACAAAAGGTTAAAGAGGCGTTTCTCCATGCTTGGTCTGGCTATAAATCCTATGCAATTGGTTATGATGAACTTATGCCCTTGAGTCATAAAGGAATTGATGGTTTGGGAGGTCTAGGTGCAACCATTATAGATTCCTTGGATACAGCCATGATAATAGGTGCTGATGAAATTGTCTCTGAAGCAGAAACGTGGATAGAAGAACACCTTATGCAAAGAATCAATACCAAAGGGCAGGTCAACTTATTTGAAACAACCATTCGTGTTTTAGGGGGCCTTCTCAGTGCTTATCATTTAAGCAGGGGTGAACGTGGAACCTTGGATGACAGTGGAATATCTGTGCATCTTAAAGAAGCTAAACCAGAGGTCTTCCTGAAAATAGCAAGGAATTTGGCTGACAAGCTGTTATCTGCTTTTACATCAAGTCCAACATCAATTCCTTTCAGTGATGTCATTCTCCATGATAGTACAGCCCATCCTGCTCCAGACGGCTTGAGCAGTACTTCTGAAGTTTCAACCTTACAACTTGAGTTTAACTACCTCAGTAGAATTTCAGGTGATCCAAGATATGGTTCAGAGGCAATGAAGGTATTGGAACATTTACGGACTCTTCCGAAGCTGGAAGGACTGGTGCCTATATACATCAG TCCTCATTCTGGTCGGTTTAATGGAGGCAACATTCGGCTGGGATCTCGTGGTGACAGTTACTATGAGTACTTAATTAAAGTGTGGATTCAACAAAAGAACAGCCGCGATAGTCATCTAAAGTATCTATATGAGATGTATACAGAAGCAGTGAAAGGGGTCAGACATCTTCTTGTACGGAAGTCAATACCCAAAGGGTTGGTTTTCATTGGGGAGCTGCCTTATGGATCTAATGGTGGCTTCAGCCCCAAAATGGATCACCTG GTCTGTTTCCTTCCAGGTACCCTTGCACTTGGTGCAACCAAGGGTATCACAAAGAAAAAGGCAATTGAAGGTAATTTGTTAACTGCAGAAGACATGGAGAATCTAAAGCTTGCTGAAGATCTGGCAAAAACATGCTTTGAAATGTATTCTGTGACTTCTACTGGTCTTGCTCCTGAAATTGTTTATTTCCATATTGAG GGTGGTTCTGAAGGGGGACCTGATGGGGGTAACAAGAGCTCCGAGTATGTAAATGATATAATCATCAAACCCAATGATCGCCATAATCTTTTGCGCCCAGAAACCGTGGAATCATTGTTTGTATTGTATCGTATTACTGAAGATCCAAA ATATCGTGAATGGGGCTGGCAGATCTTTGAGGCCTTTGAAAAATATACGAAGGTGGATTCTGGAGGTTATACTTCTTTGAATGATGTCACAACTATCCCTCCTCAAAAAAGAGACAAGATGGAAACTTTCTTCTTGGGGGAAACGTTGAAGTATTTATATTTGTTGTTTGGAGATAATAATGTTCTTCCTCTTGATAAGTTTGTATTCAACACAGAAGCCCATCCTTTTCCAGTTGACTTATCTGGCTAG